From Candidatus Atribacteria bacterium ADurb.Bin276, a single genomic window includes:
- a CDS encoding LexA repressor, with product MAFKDWLKEKMKEKNWNQVQLAHASGVSQAAICRWLKGEREPDITTLQKIGKTMNIPDWELLLITGIVNRDVFSLEDDDIAIPILSSKIPCGIAENDFDTYTVGYEIFKKSLIQMKTGNSYQDKIRLFIVRAKGDSMAGKGITENDLVVFSPDLQTLSGDIAIVELEDLGLCIKEVIFQDKAVILKSANPKYDPVILIDKPARIIGKVIMHVGYH from the coding sequence ATGGCTTTTAAAGATTGGCTTAAAGAAAAAATGAAAGAAAAAAACTGGAATCAAGTTCAACTGGCTCACGCCTCTGGTGTTTCCCAAGCGGCTATTTGTCGATGGCTCAAAGGCGAAAGAGAACCAGATATTACTACTTTGCAAAAAATTGGTAAAACAATGAACATACCTGATTGGGAATTGCTCCTCATAACAGGTATTGTCAATCGCGATGTGTTCTCTTTAGAAGATGACGATATAGCTATTCCTATCCTTTCTTCGAAAATTCCTTGTGGAATTGCCGAAAACGATTTTGATACCTATACCGTTGGCTATGAGATTTTTAAAAAATCACTTATTCAAATGAAAACCGGGAATTCATACCAGGACAAGATACGTTTATTCATTGTCCGTGCCAAAGGAGATTCAATGGCCGGCAAAGGAATCACCGAAAACGATTTGGTGGTTTTTTCTCCTGACCTCCAAACTCTATCAGGTGATATTGCTATCGTTGAGCTCGAAGACCTTGGTTTATGCATCAAAGAAGTAATTTTTCAAGATAAGGCAGTCATCCTTAAATCTGCCAACCCCAAATATGACCCCGTTATCCTAATTGATAAACCCG
- the algC gene encoding Phosphomannomutase/phosphoglucomutase — protein MSIYKDCDIRGIYPNEINEEIAYLIGRASGSMVPLGSCFAVGGDVRMSTPSLKECLIRGLIESGVRVTDIGIVPTPLLYFAIDYLQFRGGIMVTASHNPAAYNGFKILLDKMPITTQDIKEIKKRVKEKNFRTQLGHFDQFKNYQEEYLQFLKKFSIQPKRNLTVVVDCGNGSYADLASRFLTSLGYQVISLYCNPDGSFPNRPPNPSQPEYLKTLCQTILQHQADIGIAFDGDGDRVVFADEKGQVLLPEHGMIFFIHHLFPKNPPGQKFVYDIKSSRIVADEVQRLGGIPLVERSGHTYIKTRLIREDAIMAGEISGHYFFREIHRDDGLFAAMVFLGYLSSHSSPLSKIIETYPSPHVTPDIRLQTRSHPDLMSILEKSHSKEENLTTIDGIRVDWLEGWGLLRKSVTEPVFTLRFEANQKEKLFEIVHRFLCALPDVEQEILSRLKNNSETKSNGNSD, from the coding sequence GAAGAGATTGCTTATTTAATCGGGAGGGCCTCGGGGTCAATGGTCCCGTTAGGGAGTTGTTTTGCGGTTGGTGGTGATGTAAGAATGAGTACTCCCTCTTTAAAAGAATGCCTCATTCGAGGATTAATTGAGAGTGGAGTCCGTGTGACTGATATTGGGATCGTTCCCACTCCTCTCCTTTATTTTGCCATTGATTATCTCCAGTTTCGTGGTGGTATTATGGTGACTGCTTCTCACAATCCAGCCGCTTATAATGGTTTTAAAATCCTCTTAGATAAAATGCCAATTACAACACAAGATATAAAAGAAATCAAAAAAAGAGTTAAAGAAAAAAATTTTCGTACTCAATTAGGACATTTTGATCAATTCAAAAATTACCAAGAAGAATATCTCCAATTTTTAAAAAAATTCTCGATTCAACCCAAAAGGAATTTAACTGTAGTGGTTGATTGTGGAAATGGTAGTTATGCTGATTTAGCCTCTCGATTTTTAACCTCACTTGGATATCAGGTTATTTCTCTTTACTGCAATCCAGACGGTTCCTTCCCCAACCGTCCACCCAATCCTTCACAACCTGAATATTTAAAGACTCTTTGTCAAACAATTCTTCAACATCAGGCTGATATTGGGATTGCATTTGATGGAGATGGCGACCGGGTAGTATTTGCTGATGAAAAAGGTCAGGTTTTACTCCCCGAACATGGGATGATTTTCTTCATTCACCATCTCTTTCCCAAGAATCCTCCCGGTCAAAAATTTGTTTATGATATAAAAAGTTCTCGGATTGTTGCCGACGAGGTTCAACGTTTAGGTGGTATCCCGTTAGTCGAAAGGTCTGGTCATACCTACATAAAAACTCGACTTATTCGGGAAGATGCAATCATGGCAGGCGAAATTAGCGGGCATTATTTTTTTCGTGAAATTCATCGTGATGATGGGCTTTTTGCTGCGATGGTTTTTCTCGGTTATCTTTCCTCACATAGTTCTCCACTCTCAAAAATAATCGAGACTTATCCTTCCCCCCATGTTACACCTGATATTCGGCTACAAACCCGTTCACATCCTGATCTAATGAGTATTCTTGAAAAATCTCATTCCAAAGAAGAAAACCTTACTACAATTGATGGTATTCGGGTTGATTGGTTAGAAGGATGGGGATTGCTTCGAAAATCAGTTACTGAACCAGTGTTTACCCTCCGTTTTGAAGCCAACCAAAAGGAAAAACTTTTTGAAATAGTCCATCGCTTTCTTTGTGCTCTTCCCGATGTTGAACAAGAGATCCTATCTCGTCTAAAAAATAATAGCGAAACGAAATCTAATGGCAATAGTGACTAA